CTCACTGCCAAATATGGGACTCCCATAAATGGGACTAAATCGCACATGCGCGCGCGTCTCTCGGCCTCAATGAGTTATGTGCATTTTATATACTCACTGATTATTTTACCCATTGATTCAGCAAACtgaaaatgcacaatatttcaCACGTGAATGAAACGTTTGTTTACCGAAATCATCATCTGTTCGTGTGCACACAAAATGTGACGTCACCTTGTTTCGCAGATAACGTAGTCGgttataatatatacaaatgtcgagtcatacacacacacacacacgcacgcacgcacgcaggcacgcacgtGCGCGGTATGTGAGAAAGTAAATCATTTACTcgaaatttttaaaaatagaaattGGTATTGGTGGCATCAAATGTTCTTGGGCAGTTTATCTCAATGCTGGACAATTAGATTTAGCGTGTTTACATGTAATGCAGagatttgaaacatttttgtcagCGACGCCTGGCACTGTGTGGCCTCATACGAGACTTCATTTACGACATAGCATgatatatatggcggcggtctgtacattatcgagtctggaccagacaatccaatgatcaacaacatgagcatcgatctgcgcaattgggaaccgatgagatgtgtcaagcaagtcagcgagtctgaccacccgatcccgttagtcgcctcttacgacacgcatagtcgccttttatggcaagcatgggttgctgaaggcctattctaccacggaacTTCACACGGCCAACAAAATGTTACACAGAGGACAGTTGAAGATTTCATATCGATTATACATCATTATACATATCACTTCTCGTCATATGGATCACTCTTGTTACAAACGCcattacatattacatgtgtacatcaGTATTTTTTATCAATCTGAAGGTCGCCAATTCAATTTGGTGTCCGCACACCTTCCAACCTTCCTCCCAACACACCTGTTAAGCAAATATTGTCAAATCTTTCTTTAGTTATCGCGCTAAAATTTTTATGTCGTCATATATTTTTGCTGTGACCTTGCACATTATCTCAAAGTCACTACGTAGGGGATAATGAAACTGTAATGGCCCTCCTATGCTTTCCGTACCTTACAATGACCCACTGTGTCCTTCATCAACCGCTCCGCAATTCTTCTGGAGGATGCGTGTTTTATTTACTCTTGTTTTCACATCGTTAAAAACTGTGATGGAAACAATTGGCAGATCTAGCTACTTATATCTGAAATCGACAAAATATGGCCAACTTGGCTAAGATAGGATCGTCACTGTTTTATAGATTTCCCAAAGCATTTTGTGAGCAGGATTTACAATGGAATCtgccttgagtgagtgagtgagtttggttttacgccgtttttagcaatattccagcaatatcacggcgggggacaccagaaaatgggcctcacacattgtacccatgtggggattcgaacccgggtcttcggcgtgacgagcgaacgctttaaccactaggctaccccaccgccccggaaTCTGCCTTGAGACTTCACACCACTTAaccggtaataataatttgCAGACACAGTTTGTCCGTAGCAACTTCATTTTGGTGTTATTTCTTAAATGCAAACAAGaaatggatgtcaacttcttcattgtgaATAACACAGCGTTTCGGAGTGTAACCTTGCTCCTTCATCCTCTCACCAGAGATACTGCACTTCTGAACTTCTTGTGCTTTTCACATCTAAATGCCTTCCAAAGATTTTATATTACAGATGTTTCGGTATGAAGCTTGCTTCACAACATGATAAGTGAATGCCCATCCTTTAGTCACTGTTCTGACCCGTGGAGATCAGgcatagaataggtcttcatcaacccatgcttgtcacaaaaggcaacaatgcttgtcggaggaggtgactaacgggatgggatcgggtggtcaggccagctgacttggttggcacatgtcattggctCCCAATTgctcaggtcgatgctcatgctgttgatcactatactatctggtctagactcgactaTTTATAGACCCCcgacacatagctggaatattgctgagcgcggtgtAAAGgtaaactcacccattcactacAGTACGACGCTGTCTATTGCAGATCCGATGTTAAGATATAGTTAATCGACTtttcatatgaaatgaaaacatcatgGACACGCTAAACATGATTTACACATTGCTACGATTTCGTCAACAGCAACAAAACTCCTTTCCCCGATCACACAATTAGGACTCAAACAATGAACAGAATGGTGCAATGTCAACACAGTTTCACCTGTACTTAAACTACAGCGGGTTTCACTTAGTGCTCTGTGTCCATATATCAAGAGAAGTGACGTCAAAGCAACTAGAAtaaagcaactagaatatcacaatttgaactAAAACTAGCAAGGAAAGTTAAACCTATCATCACCATTTAGacaaacaacagaaggtagCTCGCCATACTagcgaccatggggacttacagtacctttgatAAGTActccagttggatttacaccatcccttcagctgctggcagTTGTTggaaaagttagccaaaatttaaacaacaagaatactatgTTTAAAAAAGACTGGTAAGTTTACATAGACTTgaaagtttttggacttacgtaccctctcaggaatttcaacaataatttccTCGAAATTcaacaataaaatcaatttcctttaaaaacaataattaaatgagcactgactgttaaaaagatccttaactgttttcacagtaaaatacttatcccgtATGATGGCTGCTGGCTGCTTATGTCATACTGCTGCACGCAATCTTTTAAGACTTCATCTAAACCTAATCATGGGTTATTGGTTTATCGGTCACCACCCATAACACCTACCAGTTCTTCATTATTATTTCTACACGTCGATTGAAAGTCACTCGTGGCCATCCGGTACGGAGACGATCAGCACCAACCTCGGTTTTACTGATGACGTTGAGCAAGTCCTGTAAATGTGGTATGAAGAGAGCCTATTTGTGTAGCCTCAGCGGTTGCAGAGCTACCTCGGTGAAACTTTCTAATGGCCAACACCCTCTGCGTAGTACTACAGTTAGTGATAACAACACAAACTTGATATACTCTTAAAACATGTAGGGGAACCTGGaatttgaagtctggtagaaagaaaacccattgaggaacgttacaatggcATTCATTTTGTGTATGCAGCATTATTGCACGATATCACCACACTCAAACACAATACTACATGGGAggctcctacacgtgcatggggcgTCATGATGAATCTTGACTTTTTCCAAGccggtcgataaatcactgttgaCCATTTGTCCGATAAATTTTCTTGCAATAAATTACACATCAAGTCGATGCATGAATGATGCTGGTTACAAACGATGCCACAGTCGCCGACTGTCACTGCTGAGGTGGCCAGGAACGGCTCGGACACCTTCACGTTCGGCGACGAGGTGTAATGTGAACCTATGGACGATACATTATTTTTATAGTATGGACGGGATTTCATCACCCATACTCAAGGATTGCTCAGGCATCTTATTACTCTTAGGCGAGGCGGTTTGTAGTATGCCACAAAAGATGCTTTTAATCCATTTGTGAATGGATGTTCTTCAACGTGCCAGTCAGCTGACTGACGGTCCTGGTCATAGGGACACAGTGACACGACACAACAAGATCATCTTTCTAGACAGAGCTAACATGGGTCCATACAGCCCTAGAAACATAGTAAGTTCTAGTAATTAAACGTTAAACTCCAATGTTATAGCACGTAAATAATCAAGATCGGGTGGCACGATAGCCATGTACCATTTGATTATAACATCAAAGTCGCCGTCACTGACGAACAGATCCATTCAATGGTCTCTTAGGATCAGAGGTGTTTGTGTCATCCTTGCACAAAGCTAAGACATATCAGCTCTTACTAAggtcgtatatatatataagatgtTATGATTCAGAGGTTTCAGTCAATGGTTTACTCACAACATggcttcacggtccttttcccTTGCACGTCAACATGTCCGATTGTAAGGAATACGTCACGTGTGGATCGCCTTGAGACTCGGATAAAGCGGACGGGGAAGGTGGCGTTGCAAGTGAAGGTGAACTTCTCCCCAGCAGAAACGACGCTTGGCACATTTCCACACAACACCACCTGGACATCAGAGCAGAGACTGACGTCTTTGTCCATCACCTCCACGGTTGCATTTGTCAAATTGGAATCTGAAAACATAGAGTTCAGGGTAGGTGTTACACATAATCTATGTTTCTTAGGTGGTACAAACTGGTTTCTTTAAATGGTATTGCGTTGTGTCATTTTAACAAACTATCTTAAgtgttttcaaataaaaaagTGACTATTCTCCGAAATGTATCATTACAACTACAATACAGATGGTGAATAGGATATGGACTGACactgactatatatatatatatatgtatgtacttgCTGCGCTTTGGTTTCTTGCTGTGACGGTGATGTAGCTGATAGTGAAGTAACCCCTTAGGTCCACCTCCCACCATGACGGGTTGCCGTTGAATGTCATTGCTCCGTCTCTTAAATACGATATATTGAGAGCATGGCCAGCATAATTACTTTCCCAGGTACTGCTTTGTTTTGCCTCTTTcccatttgaaatattttcacctGCAAGGGAAATGTGAAGAGACCAGGAGAAAGGTGGAGGCTCACACAGACacaatacacagacacagtcatacacacagacacaatacacaaacacagtcatacacacagacattcgCAGACACATTgacatacacattcacattgCTTCTTAAATCATTGTTCGAGTTGGAGTAAAAGAACTCATTCATTCCTGTAGCTACGTTAATATCAAATCCTGTCTTAGTAGAAGGAAATCATTTGTGGATACAAAGAGTACCACACACACTCGTATCACCAGCCACTAATAACAAGACAACACGCGTGTCTGATAAGGGTGATGTGGCAGGATGGTGGGGCAGCTAGGCAGTTAAAACTTTCTAAAGTTAAAAAAGACTCGTGTTGGATTGCCCACATGTAAACATGTGCTGAACCCATCTCTAAATTCCCCCACTCTGATATGGCGGAGTATTGATAAATCGGACTAAAACTAAGTTATTGCATTTCAGATGTTTCATACCGTCGACTACGACATATTCCTCAGGATGGACGTGTCCTGGTTTGAGTTATACAACCAGGACAGCATCCCGGgcagatgtcacaaaacaatttTGCCCCTAACACCTATCATGAGCATTTGTGTGTTCCTACATAATATTTTGTATCACTATTTTTTATTTGAAAGGTACAGGTACTACATGACTATAGACACAATCAAGTGAATAATTTgagatatatgtacatataatatattattgtaTACAATATATTTCCACATTAAGAACACTGAATGGGTAACATGCATAGTGTGATTTTTTCACTGTTAAGACATTTTCATATGACAGCAAGGGATGGAAGAGTAGTTTTACAGTTATGACATGAAGGCCAAAAGGTCCCCAAACTCGTGTATTGTGTATTACGTATGCTGCACATGCATTAACTGGTATATGATATTTAGATGTCGCTTTAGTCCGTGTATGGTAGGGATAGATTTTAAACGTCTCTTTGCAAAGATGAATTGTTTTGCAGACATTATAATTAGGTTTAAGAGCCCAATTCTCCTTTCTTTACATCCCCAAAATAAATATGAATTATAATACCAATGCATATTGGTTTGAACCTTAAATATAAAGTAATAACTGAGAAAAAAGAAAGTGTTATTAAGAAATGATTTGTATGAGTATGATCGCATCATCATGGGAAATCACCTAGCCCCGACGTCCGCCAAATCAGGAATGTGGATTCTTACGCTAAGACATTTGTTTTGACCTGTTCTGTTGAGCTGTGATCATATGTTTTGTGTAAGTCTCCTTCAGAATGTTTTCGTGGTAGTACAGCATCTGTAACTTCCATCACACAAGACACCCATTCTACAttcatgggtagaatgtgtggaatcgaacctcggtcttcaacgtgacgaacACACATTTCAACCaataggctactccactgcccctaGTTGTAAAACAGAAAGCCGGACAAAGGCATCGATATTCTCATCAACCCCGTTAACACTTGTCTTGTAAACGTCAGCTATATAtgttttggtgaagaaatattaaacggttttcATATATTGATCCAGAACTTAACACAACCAAAGACATGGATGAATCTGATGTCGCCCATGCCGGGCAATTTTATCAAtagataataataaataataaatagatAATGTGTCATGATACTGATAGACATACTTTAATTTATTATCAAAGCAAAAAGACATGAGTTTTAAAATAGGTAAAGATTTCTCACTGATTTCATAAGATTTCTTTAATGACGTATTGTTCCAATTAAGGGATCAATACCTATCTCTTTGCAAAAGTTATTCTAAAAGGTATCCACATGACTTCCAGTTTCATTTGATTTTCCACTATAAAATGTATATGTGGATCTAACGTTTTGATCAACCTAATAATCATtcaaatccatccatccattcaaatccatccatccattcaaatccatccatccattcaaatccatccatccattcaaatccatttcatatcCATGGGATCATACGGAATATTGCGACCAAAGTCCTCACCAGCTTCACTAACCTTCAAATACCTTAACTCACACATCTTTTACAAATGTTGACATAACAAATAATGTCAAATAGAATTGATTCTACAAAAGCAAGATTTAGGGATGTCAACTACATTATTGTGAATAACTCTTCCTTTCCTTAACGCAAACCAAGTTTAAATGCCCTTCAACGTTGAACATTGACGTAATATAATATCATAATTGATTATGTAACAACGTCTCAGTAATTATAAACGTTTAACAAATTTATGCTACATCCGTCATGATATACTCACCCCGTGTGTCGTGCAGGTTGGAGATGCCAAGATATAGCACTACAATGGCGAGCACATTGCCAGACGTCTTGTTGACAGGAGCCATCGTGAAAATGAATGTTCAAGCAGAGAGACGTGCCGTCAGAAcatgcaaaacatcaaacacgATGCGGTTGACTAAACTGAGCCCATGACAACAAAGTCGGAATAAGATCTCTCTGAAAATGTTTGCAGCAGCATGTGCATTATTTATCATACTACAATAGAAATCTGCTATTTTCTTTTTGACATCACGTCAAGTACTCAAGAAGCAGTGAGTCAACTGAAACGCCGATCGGTTCTCTGTGACATAACAAGCATGTTATACCTATAGAGCATTTTTAGAAACGTTAACCTTTCATGCGAGCCAAAAGCTGTTGTTGTAACCACTTATATGTATACGAAGCAGACACCACTTGGGTTTTGGGAGATTTTTGCTGTTGTTAACGCGTAAATAATTGACACCAGAACACTATACCGTACAATGTTTCAGAGAGAAAACCAAACCTGGAAAATATTGCATGTAAGGTTAACATGCTCCACTGCATACTTTCTAGGATCTGAACATGTGAATACTGAAAATCAACATCATAATTATGATTCAACAGTGAGCTCTGTGTATCCGTCATAACTGACATGCAATGTTAGAGTTTAGGATGTTCATGAGAATGTGAGCACACCAAGCTAAATGGTACACGCCAATCATGGCCAAAGCAGAAATATAAGTACAAATGTTGGCTGATTGGACCAAGCTAAATGGTACCCGCCAATCATGGCCAAAGCAGAAATATAAGTACAAATGTTGGCTGATTGGACCAAGCTGAATGGTACACGCCAATCATGGCCAAAGCAGAAATATAAGTACAAATGTTGGCTGATTAGAGCAACTGAAGGCAACATATGAATGTTTTGGCATATTCGTTTGGTGTTGGAGTTATTGCTCTGTCCAACATCGGTACATATTCCACAGCCATGTTCATGCATTCTGAGGAATCCCACACAGTTAGATTCATGATTGGTTCGAAGTTTTCAGACAGCTGTGTCGTTATCGGGACAATGTTGCCTTTTGGTGAATGTTTTCTGCTTGGGTTTAAAcctgttgtttcttttgtttctaCAAATTAGATTTAACTGTACGGTAGTTTAATTACATCTGGTCCATCAAATTGGCCAAGATCTTAGGGCTCACACAACGTTTGATTTGCCAAGGCTAAGCACTAGCCTCGCTTCAGTTCATGTCAAACTCTTGAGTCGGGATCAGATTACCCTTCTTTATTTGTTCAGATAACTCTTAGAAGCTAGGATACAGTTCCATTAGATATGGTGAAGCCTTCTAAAATCGCTTGCAAAAACTGAATCTAAGTCACCAGAAAAGCTTGACACACTGTCCCCAGCAGGAGTGCAAGTGGAGGAAGGGTAGCCTTCTATAAAAACAACGTCCCatcaaacaaatatacacaaatattACTACAGTAAAACCAAACCCATGTACTCCAGGAATTATTCAAAAATATTGTTCCTTCTTATCAGTATTTAAATGTAAACTAAAGCTGGTTCTACCTGAGGGGAACTTCATGTCACAGGAGCAGATGTTGATCTTGACTCCGTTGCATCACACCTCTTAAAGACCATACCTCATTGGCAAAGAGGCAAGCCAGAGGCAGACACAGAAGATACCAGTTGAAAACATTATGCTTCAAGCAAGCTATTTATCAGCAACGGTATGCATAACTGGgacttaaatatgttcattttaatcattgaaatatttcccCAAAGTACATTCAATCCGGGCAGTGTTGTCTGTGATTCCTTATTAAATCTCCAGGCTCATAAAAGGTTTCATTGAATTATCGCCCGATTCTCGATATCGGTCTTACATCTGACCAGTGCTAATTTGATcactgttggttacccagccacgtttcTATTGCAGGTAAAACAACACCTGATGCCTTTCACTTCCCTGCgttaaatataaataacattCATGAAGGACTTCTCAGTTGAGTGAAAAAATGACGAGAAACCCAAACGGGTCTAATAAATTTAATGGAAGTTAAGCAAGTTATAATCCGCCTGCTTGGCTGACATTGCAGACACGATGAAGTCATTCTCTAACGATGCAGCATTGGTCATACATGTTGTGCAAGTAAGTATATGGTGAGGGGAGAGTATCCTTGGTTTTGTAAGTGAGAGTCAGGGGCGGAAGGGAAGCATTTGTtcaaggcgttcgctcgtcacgccgaagacctaggttcgattctaCATTGATACCGAACTGACTGTTTTACGATCCTTCATGATGCAGTGTGTTCTGTACTTATGCATTGATACCGAACTGACTGTTTTACGATCCTTCATGATGCAGTGTGTTCTGTACTTATACATTGATACCGAACTGACTGTTTTACGATCCTTCATGATGCAGTGTGTTCTGTACTTATACATTGATACCGAACTGACTGTTTTACGATCCTTCATGATGCAGTGTGTTCTGTACTTATACATTGATACCGAACTGACTGTTTTACGATCCTTCATGATGCAGTGTGTTCTGTACTTATGCATTGATACCGAACTGACTGTTTTACGATCCTTCATGATGCAGTGTGTTCTGTACTTATACATTGACACCGAACTGACTGTTTTACGATCCTTCGTGATGCAGTGTGTTCTGTACTTATACATTGATACCTACCTGACTGTTTTACGATCCTTCATGATGCAGTGTGTTCTGTACTTATGCATTGATACCGAACTGACTGTTTTACGATCCTTCGTGATGCAGTGTGTTCTGTACTTATGCATTGATACCGAACTGACTGTTTTACAATCCTTCGTGATGCAGTGTGTTCTGTACTTATGCATTGATACCGAACTGACTGTTTTACGATCCTTCGTGATGCAGTGTGTTCTGTACTTATACATTGATACCGAACTGACTGTTTTACGATCCTTCATGATGCAGTGTGTTCTGTACTTATGCATTGATACCGAACTGACTGTTTTACGATCCTTCATGATGCAGTGTGTTCTGTACTTATACATTGATACCTACCTGACTGTTTTACGATCCTTCATGATGCAGTGTGTTCTGTACTTATACATTGATACCTACCTGACTGTTTTACGATCCTTCATGATGCAGTGTGTTCTGTACTTATGCATTGATACCGAACTGACTGTTTTACGATCCTTCGTGATGAAGAgtatcataatcataatcagATTTACAGCTGAGCACTAATGCATTACACTTGGCCATCATACGCCACAGTAGGTACTCTCATATATTTCCCTCATA
This genomic stretch from Haliotis asinina isolate JCU_RB_2024 chromosome 4, JCU_Hal_asi_v2, whole genome shotgun sequence harbors:
- the LOC137280830 gene encoding uncharacterized protein, producing the protein MAVHILVYLLHCLSIYSQYIYCENISNGKEAKQSSTWESNYAGHALNISYLRDGAMTFNGNPSWWEVDLRGYFTISYITVTARNQSAANSNLTNATVEVMDKDVSLCSDVQVVLCGNVPSVVSAGEKFTFTCNATFPVRFIRVSRRSTRDVFLTIGHVDVQGKRTVKPCCSHYTSSPNVKVSEPFLATSAVTVGDCGIVCNQHHSCIDLMCNLLQENLSDKWSTVIYRPAWKKSRFIMTPHARVGASHVVLCLSVVISCNNAAYTK